The window AAGTGCCATGCCCAATCCTAGGTCCAACTGACGAAAAGCAATTAGGTAGGTTTGGATTAAAATCGATCGAGTATCCAAGGCCGTCCCTGTAAGAACAAATATTTCATCAAACAAATTTACGGCCATAAATGTCATTTGCGTTAATGCTATGGCGATTGCCGGTTTCAACATAGGCAACGTAATTCTCTGGAAGCGTTGCCACCGATTTGCTCCGTCAATTTCTGCGGCTTCATAAATGTCGTCAGGAATGGTGGTGAGTGCTGCCAATAAAATGACGGCAACGATCGGAATCATTTTCCAAATATGAACGATCGCCACGAGAAAAATCGCAAGACCAGGTTGACCCAACAAGACTTGATACGAATCAATGAGACCTGCGTGAAGCAAAAGATCGTTTAAAACACCATAGGAAGGATCGTAAATCCATTTCCAAATCACACCATTTACCACAGGGGGCAATGCCCATGGAAGAATCACCAATGCAAGCACAATTCCTCTTCCCCTGAATTTGTTTCTCAACGTCAGGGCGATGAACAGACCTCCGAGAAATTCCCCGACAATCGCCAAAATATAGTACAAAGCTGTGTTTCCAGCCGCCCGCAATACAACGGGATCCTGTAATAAATTGATATAGTTGCTTAAGCCCACAAACTTCACGTCTGCCGGCTTTGTTAAATTTAATGACTTGAAACTGTCGATCAATGTAACGAAACCCGGATAAAAAACTAAGCTGATCATGACAAAAGCTAGAGGAAAAATTAATAAGTACGGAAATATTTTCTTTCTCACCTGCATGTCTTTCCTCCCTTAAAGAGAGGGGCTGTAAAATTACTTTACAGCCCGTCCTAGATATTACTTCTGAGTGATTTCTTTTGCTTTATCGCCAATTTTTTGGATGCCTTCGTCGAGCGACAGTGAACCTTTCGCCATTTGATTAATCGTAGTAGCGACTGTTGTGCTGAATTCAGGGTACCAAGGTGGTGTGCCTTGGGGGAATAAAGGTTCAACTGTTGGGAGGACTTTGAGTATTGTATCGCCACCAGGCAATTCTCCGGCTTCATTCATTGATTCGAGAACGCTTTTACGATTGGGCAGTAAGCCGAGATCCTTATATAATTTTTTAACATTTTCAGGTTGATTTAACCATTTGATGAATGCTACTGAAGCCTCTTTATGTTTCGAAGCCTTAGGAATTCCGAAGGCCCCAACCAATCCGAATGTCCGGCTTTCCCCATCTTTACCGGGAACAGGAATCATCTGAACGCTATCGCTCACTTTTGATTTTTCTGAATCTTTATAGACGGCGTAATTTCCAGACCATCCCGACAAATCAATGGCAGATTTTCCGGACTTAAATTGATCGATGACATCGACGTCTTTCAAGCTGACAGCAGCAGGATCAATAATATGATCTTCTTTCATGCTTTCGATGATAAACTGCATCGCTTTGTATCCAGCCGAATTCTTAGAAGTAAATAAAGGGTTCCAATCCTTATCGAAAAGTTCTCCGCCATATGCTTTTGTCATCAAATACCACGGTGTAGCAGCTCCTTCCGTAGCAGACAGAGGCAAACCGAGAGGATAATCGACGATACCTTTGCTCTTGATTTTTTTAGCATCTTCAATCAACTGTTGAGGAGTTTGCGGCATTTCGGTAATGCCTGCAGCTTTAAAATATTTCTCGTTAATATATGTGACACGAAAATCGTTAAAGTAGGGCATCGCCAAATAGTGATCATTGTATTTGAAAATATCCATCGTCGGGATGTCGTCAATCAACTTTTGATCAAAGTATTGGTTTAAAGGTTCGTACCAATTCGATGCCCCAAATTGCCCGACCCAAGACCAGTCAAATTCGGTGATGTCTGCGGGGGCAACTCCGGCAGCTGCAGAGGTGACGATTTTATCATGAATGTCGTCCCAGCCGAGCGTTTCAATGTGGACGGTTATGCCGGATTCTTTCTTGAATTCATCCAGCATGCTTTGCGGGATTTTCGACCAAGGCGGCAGCAAAGCCTTAATTTCCGTGCCTTTTAAATCTTTTTGACCGTTGCCGTCTCCGGCTGATCCTTCGCTGTTTCCTTGTCCTGAACAGCCGAAAGTGACAATACTTAAGACGAGAACCATGCCAATCATCAACCATTTTTTACAACCCATGATTTTCTTCATTATATCCTCCTTTTTGAAGCGTATCTGCAAGCGTTTGCAATTTTTCGGCGGGAGATGACTTCTCTCCCTATGCCTTTTGATCCGATTTGACATTCAAAATGATTTGCTTTGCAACATCTTTCACTACTTGTCTAGCTGTGAGAAAATATTTTCTTGGATCGGATTCCTTTGGATGTTGCTTAAGATATTGACGCAGTTCTTCGATAAATGTGTTCTTTAAATCTGTTGAAATATTGACTTTACTTACGCCAAACTTCAATGCTTCTCGAACGCTTGTTGACGAAACACCTGAAGCACCATGCATGACGATCGGAAGGCAAACTCGAGTTGAAATTTCTTGCAATCGATTGAAATCAAGTTTCGGGTCATCTTTGTATACGCCATGCGCGGTGCCAAATGCTGGTGCGAACGAATCGATCTTGGTTTGTTTCACGAATGTTTCTGCTTGTTGAGGACTCGTATATCGTGCTTCGGCTTCAACGATTTCCAAATCTTCTTCAACGCCTCCAATTGTTCCCAGCTCTGCCTCGACCGGAACGTCAACCGGGTGGCAAACCTCCACGACTTTTTGTACGAGAGCAATATTTTCGCTAAAGGAAAGCCTTGATCCGTCGAACATGATCGAGGTGTAACCAGCACGTAAACATTTAATGACAGTTTCAAAACAATCGCCGTGATCTAAATGCAGAGCGATGGGGATCGTCGATTTTTCTGCAGCCACTCTCGCCATCGCAGCCATATACTCGACTCCAACATATTTAATCGTTCCGGGTGTGGTTTGAAAAATAATCGGACTGCTCAGTTCTTCTGCGGCTTCTACCACGGCTTTCATGATTTCGAGGTTATGAGTGGCAAAGGCGGGAACCGCGTAATGATTTTGGTATGCATTGATCATCATCTCTTTTGAAGATACAAGCGTCATATCTTCCTCCTACTCGTCTTTCAAAACAACGACTTGATTTAGGTTTCTCGGTTTATCCGGATTCAACCCCATTTTGATGGTTCTGTAGTAAGCCAACAGTTGAAGAAACGGCAAATATAAGATGAGACGCGCCTGATCCGTTAATCCGCTCTCAAGTTCAAGTAAGTGACTGCCTGCAAATGACTCCAAATTCTCCCCGACGACTACGGTTGCACCAGTTGAGGGACTCACTTCCGTAATAACGTCCTGCTCATATGATTGAATATTGAGTTGGTTTAATAGAACGACACAGCACTTTTCATTAAGAACTGATATCGGTCCGTGGCGAAACTCAAGGGGATTGAACGATTCGGAAAAGGATTGGGTCATCTCTTTCATTTTCAACATGCCTTCACAAGCCAATCCGAAGTACGAACCTAATCCTAAATAAATAAAGTGATCGTAACGTAAATCTTCACCGAGCCGTTTTCCTAAGGATTCCGCCTTTTTGAAGACTTTATCGCCCAAAGAAGATAACTGGTCCAATTCTTTAAGAAAGGATTCGTTGTTCGACACAACCCCGGCTATGACCTGTGATGCAAGCAGTAAATTTGTAAAAGTGCTCGTCATCACGATGCTTTTTTCTTGGACATGCGGGAGCAATATTTTATGGCTGCCCGGTTGTATGGCCATGTCGCTTTTCGGATCACTCGTGATTGAAATGCATTCAGCAAGCTTTTGCTTTTGTACAAATTCGATGGCACGAACCACCTCGGTCGTATTTCCAGACCGGGACAGTCCGATAATGATTGACTTTTTATTTTTATCGATGACTGAATCCGGTTTGAGAAAAATTTCCGACGCTGGCACTGCTCTTGCCATGATTCCCGTAACTTCGGCGAAATTTAATGCGGCCGCTATGGAGATGTAATAAGAAGTTCCGCATCCAATGAAAATGACTTCGTCTGGGCTTTCCCTCTGAAA is drawn from Bacillales bacterium and contains these coding sequences:
- a CDS encoding class II fructose-bisphosphate aldolase, encoding MTLVSSKEMMINAYQNHYAVPAFATHNLEIMKAVVEAAEELSSPIIFQTTPGTIKYVGVEYMAAMARVAAEKSTIPIALHLDHGDCFETVIKCLRAGYTSIMFDGSRLSFSENIALVQKVVEVCHPVDVPVEAELGTIGGVEEDLEIVEAEARYTSPQQAETFVKQTKIDSFAPAFGTAHGVYKDDPKLDFNRLQEISTRVCLPIVMHGASGVSSTSVREALKFGVSKVNISTDLKNTFIEELRQYLKQHPKESDPRKYFLTARQVVKDVAKQIILNVKSDQKA
- a CDS encoding sugar ABC transporter permease — encoded protein: MQVRKKIFPYLLIFPLAFVMISLVFYPGFVTLIDSFKSLNLTKPADVKFVGLSNYINLLQDPVVLRAAGNTALYYILAIVGEFLGGLFIALTLRNKFRGRGIVLALVILPWALPPVVNGVIWKWIYDPSYGVLNDLLLHAGLIDSYQVLLGQPGLAIFLVAIVHIWKMIPIVAVILLAALTTIPDDIYEAAEIDGANRWQRFQRITLPMLKPAIAIALTQMTFMAVNLFDEIFVLTGTALDTRSILIQTYLIAFRQLDLGLGMALSLLITIATLAISVLYIWLLRERRAKT
- a CDS encoding sugar ABC transporter substrate-binding protein, which codes for MKKIMGCKKWLMIGMVLVLSIVTFGCSGQGNSEGSAGDGNGQKDLKGTEIKALLPPWSKIPQSMLDEFKKESGITVHIETLGWDDIHDKIVTSAAAGVAPADITEFDWSWVGQFGASNWYEPLNQYFDQKLIDDIPTMDIFKYNDHYLAMPYFNDFRVTYINEKYFKAAGITEMPQTPQQLIEDAKKIKSKGIVDYPLGLPLSATEGAATPWYLMTKAYGGELFDKDWNPLFTSKNSAGYKAMQFIIESMKEDHIIDPAAVSLKDVDVIDQFKSGKSAIDLSGWSGNYAVYKDSEKSKVSDSVQMIPVPGKDGESRTFGLVGAFGIPKASKHKEASVAFIKWLNQPENVKKLYKDLGLLPNRKSVLESMNEAGELPGGDTILKVLPTVEPLFPQGTPPWYPEFSTTVATTINQMAKGSLSLDEGIQKIGDKAKEITQK
- a CDS encoding SIS domain-containing protein, whose protein sequence is MTSSYTYEEIYRQPGTWKTTVNTVKASKEKVLEIFQRESPDEVIFIGCGTSYYISIAAALNFAEVTGIMARAVPASEIFLKPDSVIDKNKKSIIIGLSRSGNTTEVVRAIEFVQKQKLAECISITSDPKSDMAIQPGSHKILLPHVQEKSIVMTSTFTNLLLASQVIAGVVSNNESFLKELDQLSSLGDKVFKKAESLGKRLGEDLRYDHFIYLGLGSYFGLACEGMLKMKEMTQSFSESFNPLEFRHGPISVLNEKCCVVLLNQLNIQSYEQDVITEVSPSTGATVVVGENLESFAGSHLLELESGLTDQARLILYLPFLQLLAYYRTIKMGLNPDKPRNLNQVVVLKDE